DNA sequence from the Chitinophaga flava genome:
AAGCCTACCAGCTGATACAACACCGGCGCATGCATGATATCAGCAAAAAAAATCTTCAGACGGAAATACAGGAACACATCTCGCAACAATCATTTAACCTCTACCGTTACGTAGCCGATAAAGCAGGTCGCTAAATTTTAGTATCTTTGCGGCATGCGTACTACCTCATTTGGCATATCCATCGCTTACGCAGTGTTTAATTACGGCCTCTGATCCACAGGCTGCGGGCTTCTCATGCCCAGACCTATATTTCAATTCAAATCTTATTTTTCACTAATAAATCTGGTTATTATGGCTTGGTTATTCCTGCTTATTGGCGGACTATTTGAAGTGGGCTTTACTATTTCGCTGAAGTATTCTGAGAACTTTTCAAAGCTGTGGCCTTCTGTCAGCTTTTTTATCTGTATTACGCTCAGTTTCCTTTTTCTGAACAAGGCTATCAACAGCGGGCTGCCAATCGGCACCTCCTATGCTGTATGGACTGGTATCGGTGCTGCCGGCACTGCCATTGCAGGTATGATCTTCTTTAAAGAACCGGCGGCCATGTGGAGGATCTTCTTTCTGATTATGCTGATTGGCTCTATTGCTGGCCTGAAAGCCGTTTCCGGCGGAGAATAATTTTTTTGCAAGGTGCAGAACATCAGTTCTGCACCTTGTTTTCTGCCGTATGCTGTTTTGTTTTGATAAGCGGGAAAGAGATAACAAATGCAGCAATGGCCGCACAGGCCACGGGCAATACAGCAGGCAGGCAATGTGTTAGCTCCAGTGCCAGTATAATAGCTGTCAACCATGCCCGGCTAATTCCGGCAAACATAGCGCTCATCCCTATCAGTGCTGCCACCGCCGGATTAATCACAATAGAAGGACATACGAACTGCGCCACTACTGCCAGCAACAGTCCCAGTGCTCCACCTATCATCAGAAGCGGTGTTATGGTAGTACCCGTATTGTAACCCGAAGTAAAAAACAACCAGGTGATCAGCTTCACCACTCCCACTACAAATACTAATTGCAACGTTACATGCGCCTGCAGCAGGTTGTTGCCATATACTTCGCCACTACCCAGGCTTTCGGGGGCCAGGTAGCCCGCAATGCCCACAGGTACGGCCGCCAGCAGCAGCCACCAGGGACTATGGTATTTCAGCCGGTTAAATAACCGGGCAAGGCCGCGGGAGGCTCTTATCATCAGGGCCGCTATCAGCCCGATAATCAGCCCCAAAACAATATAAACCAGCAGAGCACCAGCATTCAATGCCGGACTACTCTCCATCGTAAAAAAAGGATTCATGTCAGACAGACAATAATGAGCTACGCCACCGACTATCACACCAGACAACACCGGCAACAACAATATCAAAGACCAGGTACCCAGCCATAATTCCAGTGCCAGCACCAATGCCGATACTGGTGCTCCGAAATACCAGGCCACGCCGGCAGCTGCACCGGCCACCAGTAGCAGGCGCGCTTCCGCTTCCGAAATACGCAGCCGTTGGCGGTCCTGCAATACAAATGCCCCAGCGGCCACCATCACGGGCCCTTCCGTACCAACAGGTGCACCGGTGCCAATACAGATGGCCAGGGCTGGCAGTTTCCAGGTAGGATAACGGGACCCGAAGAGAAACAGCGATACAAACGCTCCGGCTACCGGGATCAGCAAAAGCCAAATGCCGGCTTCGCTATCGGCGGGTATACCCGCATCCGTGCTCAGCTTTCCGAAAAAAGCCAGGCCTGTCAGCATCCGGACCAGCCATGAGAGCAGCATTCCGGCGCCCACCGTAAGCAACCCAGCTCCGGCGCCCAGCGCCGACAGGTAAAATGTACGTCGCAAATGCCCCTCGCGGAGAGCGATTTTAAAATTTTCTTTGTCTTCGGATAGTACAGAGTGGATACCAAGACCGTTTCTATATAAAAGTGGCTGTATGTTCTTCATTATTGTAACTAAAGACCTGGTTAACAGGAAATCAAAACTATACAGTTCATCCGAAAATCTCAAATTAATTCAAAGTAGCATATCTCGTCAATTCAGAAAAGGGAACATTTAATAAAAGTGGTATTGCTTTTACAACAAGTTGCAAATGAATAGGATTCCTTACTATATTTGCACATGACCATTTTCTAATTGCAGCAGCTCAAAACGTATATATGATATGATTAACGCAGCAGAGCGGTCATCTATGATTCCTGAACCCAAAACCACTCCCATTGATGCACAGGTGTTGATAAAGATCAAACGCATGATGCTTTTTACGCACGAAGATGAGCAATACCTGACCCTGGCAGGGGAGATCCTGGCACCGCATGCAGAAGAAATTTTAAATCGCTGGTACGAGCGTATTGTGAAAAACAATTATCTGGCGCATTATTTCACCAGTAGTGGTGCGCCGGACCTGTCGTACCTGCATTCCATTCGTCCGCACTTCCGGGAATGGATCACCGGTTTGTGCAGGCGCAGTGAAAGCAGCCGTTGGTGGGAATTTGAAGAGAAGATTGCACGACAGCTGCAATTAAGGAAAGTGCCGCTGGATGATTTGCATCCGCTGTCACCAGTGTTTCTGCGGTATATGACCACTTTTGTTTTTCCAGTGAGTGAAGCCGGCCGCCATTTTCTCAATGATACCGGATATAGTCCGGAAGAAATAGAAGCCATGCATCAGGCC
Encoded proteins:
- a CDS encoding chloride channel protein, yielding MKNIQPLLYRNGLGIHSVLSEDKENFKIALREGHLRRTFYLSALGAGAGLLTVGAGMLLSWLVRMLTGLAFFGKLSTDAGIPADSEAGIWLLLIPVAGAFVSLFLFGSRYPTWKLPALAICIGTGAPVGTEGPVMVAAGAFVLQDRQRLRISEAEARLLLVAGAAAGVAWYFGAPVSALVLALELWLGTWSLILLLPVLSGVIVGGVAHYCLSDMNPFFTMESSPALNAGALLVYIVLGLIIGLIAALMIRASRGLARLFNRLKYHSPWWLLLAAVPVGIAGYLAPESLGSGEVYGNNLLQAHVTLQLVFVVGVVKLITWLFFTSGYNTGTTITPLLMIGGALGLLLAVVAQFVCPSIVINPAVAALIGMSAMFAGISRAWLTAIILALELTHCLPAVLPVACAAIAAFVISFPLIKTKQHTAENKVQN
- a CDS encoding protoglobin domain-containing protein, giving the protein MINAAERSSMIPEPKTTPIDAQVLIKIKRMMLFTHEDEQYLTLAGEILAPHAEEILNRWYERIVKNNYLAHYFTSSGAPDLSYLHSIRPHFREWITGLCRRSESSRWWEFEEKIARQLQLRKVPLDDLHPLSPVFLRYMTTFVFPVSEAGRHFLNDTGYSPEEIEAMHQAWFKAVSLSALLWVYPGGQTAPF
- a CDS encoding DMT family transporter, whose translation is MAWLFLLIGGLFEVGFTISLKYSENFSKLWPSVSFFICITLSFLFLNKAINSGLPIGTSYAVWTGIGAAGTAIAGMIFFKEPAAMWRIFFLIMLIGSIAGLKAVSGGE